The Nostoc sp. 'Lobaria pulmonaria (5183) cyanobiont' DNA window ATATTTAAGCTATCAACAAAAGATGTTGCTAAAAAATTAGGAATTCTTACCCAAGGACCCGTTGCACCAGAAGGATTAACCGTTCGAGATTTGGTAGCTTGTGGAAGATTTCCTTATCAAAACTGGTTGCAGCAGTGGACAAAAGAAGATGAAAGATTAGTAGAACTAGCGTTAGAAATTACTGAGATTAAATACTTAGCAGAACGCGAGTTAGATACTCTTTCTGGTGGACAGCGACAACGTGCTTGGATTGCAATGGCATTAGCTCAAGATACGGATATTTTATTGTTAGATGAACCAACTACTTTTTTAGATTTGGCGCACCAAATAGAAGTTTTAGATTTATTGTATGATTTGAACCAAAACCAGCAACGAACGATTGTCATGGTGTTACATGATTTGAATCACGCCTGTCGTTATGCTGATTCTTTGGTAGCGGTGAAAGAAGGTCAAATTTTTGCTGTTGGCGAACCTAATTTGGTGATCACTGAGAAGATGGTAAGGGAGGTGTTTGGATTGGAATGTCGGATTATCCCAGACCCAGTTTCCGGTACACCGATGTGTATACCAGTAGGAAGAAAGGGGAGAAAATAGAAACAAATAAAAACCTTACATGGCACAATACAGTTCAGTTAAGCATTTCTTCCTTCTCGTCTTGCAGAGTAGGGAATAAGTTTTTTGACTAGCAGTGATCAAAAAATATCTTGCAGATATGTAATGCTCTCTTCTGAAATTAAATTGCTATATTTATTGCAGATATCTAATACAGTAGAGAGCGATCGCCTTTGATGTGGATTGTGAATATCTCCAAGATATCATAGCGGTTTTTAAGTAATTGAACTACACCACTCCCTAGTCCCCGTCTCAGTTGTGGTCTAAAATCATTTTCTTGTAATCAACCCTCTAGATTGCTCCACTAGGCGAATAAACTCACCCCGATAGCCCTCCTGGTCTTCCCCCTTCCCTTGGCTTGCCAATTTCATCACCAAATCATAACTAGCATCCCCCTTATACTCAGAGTCACGCAGCACCATCCCAAAGGTAGCTACCGCAGCAGCAAATCTCAGGTTTGTGGAGGGTATCTGGTCGGTTCTCAAATCATCATTTTGGATAGTTTGGGTAATTAGTTGACTGGTGCTGTCCTGGGGCAACTTATAGCGCAGTTTCACCTGCATCAACTCATTACCAGCAGCATCCGAGACAGTTTCACCAGAACGCTGATAGCGCAAAGGATCTATCTCTGGCAGTTTCACATCGCTTTTCGTGCCAGTGGGAATTATTTCATAAAGCGCTGTCACAGAATGACCAGCCCCAATATCCCCTGCATCTTTCTTGTCGTCATTGAAATCCTGGTTTTGCAGCAGGCGGTTTTCGTAACCAATCAAGCGATATGCCTGAACTTTTGCCGGATTAAACTCCACCTGAATTTTCACATCCTTGGCAATAGTAAATAGAGTTCCCCTGAGATCGTTAACTAAAACCTTTTTGGCTTCTAATAAGGTATCTATGTAAGCGTAGTTGCCGTTACCCTTATCAGCCAGTTGCTCCATTTTTGCGTCCTTATAATTGCCGGTGCCAAATCCCAACACCGTCAGGAAAATTCCCTGGTCTCGCTTTTGTTCAATTAATCGCGTTAGGTCGCCATCACTAGAAACCCCGACATTAAAATCTCCATCGGTAGCTAAAATTACTCTGTTATTACCAGACTTGAGGAAGCTTTGTTTGGCTATTTTGTAGGCGAGTTCAATACCCTGGCCGCCAGCAGTCGAGCCTCCAGCCTCTAAGCGGTCAATCGCCGCCAGAATTGTTAATTTTTCACTACCAGGAGTAGCAGGTAAAACCAATCCAGCATTCCCAGCATAGACTACCAAACTCACCCGATCTTCAGGACGCAGTTTATTCACCAGCAATTTGAGTGACTGTTGCACCAAGGGTAATTTGTTCGGGTCATCCATAGAACCGGAGACATCAATCAGAAATACTAGGTTGCTAGGTGGTAAGGTTTTGCTTTCTAGGCGTTTACCTTGCAAACCCACCTGTATCAGCTTGTGTTGAGGATTCCAGGGAGCAGCAGCAACTTCAGTGGTGACGGAAAAAGGACGTTCGCCTTTTGGTTGGGGATAATTGTAGGTAAAATAATTGATCAATTCCTCAATTCGCACTGCATCCTTGGGTGGTAATTCCCCTTGAGTAATAAACCGTCGCACGTTGCTGTAAGATGCTGTATCTACATCAATGGAAAAGGTGGAAAGAGGATCGTTACCGACGCGATGAAAGGGATTATCCTCAATCGGGTTATAGTTTTCTGTATTGAATCTGCTATCTATTTGTGGTTCCGGGGCAACCCTTCCAATACTGCCACGAGTTTGGAGTTTAGGCATATTCGCACGGTTAGCAACTTGATCCTGCACAGATGAGCCAGACGGAATACTAAGGGGTAGGGCTGTGGGTAAAGGTTGAGTCTTTCGGGTAGACTCGGTTTGAGTCCGTTCTCTGGTCGTCTGAGTCGGAGTGATGGGACTACGAGCTTCCAATTCATCTATCGGACTTTTTAGGGTTGCTAACTCTGGTGCAAATTCTGACTGCAAACGTTGCAGAATTTTTATATCTGCTGGGGTAACGATCTTGGGATCAGTCGCTATTAGCTCATTGCTGCGATTCACGCAGGCATTCAAGACTGTGGCAAACTCAGTTCGAGTTACAGGAAGAGTGCCAAAATTTTGGACGGGAACGACACAACTATACTGTTGTACCAATGCCTGGAGTGCTTGGTAGTCAGGGTGATTGGGTAGAATGGAAGTTTTTGGGGTAGAACTGGCAGGAGTCTGATTGGCTGGAACTGCAACTGTAGCAGACTGACGTAAAACGGCAATTCCTACTGAGGGTATCAATAAAAACAATATTACAATACTGACTCGCTGCCACATTTTGGATGAAATCGGGTAAGACATGGCTAAATCCTCACACTAAATTTGTTCTATCACATTTGACTATTTACCCAGAATAGTCCTGAGCAGCTTGGGATTTGATAATCGTTTCAGTTTTGGTAACTGTAACTTCTACAACACGAACCATTCCCGTCTAGCATTAGGGAATAGTCAAGGCAAATCAGCAATTATCCCGTCCCAGTAATTCGTAATTGCTCTTTGTGAAGTCGTCATTGAAACCTAAAAAAATTCGGATGAAGTGAGGATGTGTGACAAAAGTAACATATTCTAGCATCAGAGATTTCTGACAGAAATCTCTAAAATCAAAGATTCTACAAAGGCGATCGCATGACCAACGGCGTAATAATGCAGTATTACCATTGGTACATCTCCAATGATGGTACATTATGGGACAAGCTGGATAAAACAGCCAATGAGCTAGCTGATGCAGGCTTCACTGCTTTATGGCTGCCGCCAGCTTATAAGGGCAGTGGTGGAACATGGGATGTTGGATACGCAGTCTACGATTTGTTTGATCTGGGTGAGTTCGATCAAAAAAATACTGTTCGGACAAAATATGGAACACGCGAGCAATACTTAAAGGCGATTAAAACGGCACAGCGTGCAGGTATTCAAATCTATGCTGATGTGGTTTTCAACCACAAAGATGGTGGGGATGAAATAGAACGCATCTCGGCCCAAGAAATGGATTGGAATGACCGCAACCATCCAGTCAGCGATTGGTACGAAATTGGAGCTTATACAAAGTTCAATTTTTCTGGTCGTGGAGATAAATACTCCACTATGAAATGGTATTGGTGGTGCTTTGATTCATTATCATATAACGCAGATACCCAAAGGGCAGACAAACTCTACCGTCTTAAAGATAAACATTTTGAGACGGAAGTTAGCCACGAACACGGCAACTACGATTATTTAATGGCGAACGACCTGGATACAGGTAATGACCTCGTGCGCGGTGAGTTGATGTATTGGGGGCGTTGGTTTGTTGATACCACAGGTGTAGATGGCTTTCGCATTGACGCTGTTAAACATATCCGCTCTACTTTTTTCCGTGATTGGTTAAATCACTTGCGAGTTCATTTTGGTGGGCGGGAACTGTTTAGCGTTGGTGAGTACTGGTCTCAAGATATCGATGCCTTACACGGTTATATTGCCTCTAGTGATGGGCGTTTGTCGTTATTTGATGTGCCTCTACATTTCAAATTTCACCAAGCTAGTCGCCAAGGTAGTAGTTTCGATCTGCAATCGATTTTTGATAGAACCCTAGTTAAAGAACAACCTGCCCTAGCTGTTACCTTTGTTGAAAACCATGATACCCAACCTTGTCAATCCCTAGAGTCGCCTGTTGAACCTTGGTTTAAGCCCTTAGCTTATGCACTAATCTTACTGCGCCGAGAAGGCTATCCTTGCGTTTTCTATGCAGATTATTACGGCGCACAATATCAAGATAAAGAACGTGATAACACCCTTTACTCTCACCGTTTTTTGATTGACAAGTTCTTAAAGGCGCGTAGAGAATACGGTTTTGGCGACCAGCATGATTACTTTGACCATCCCAATACTATCGGTTGGACGCGCTTGGGTACTAGGGAACATCCGGGTGCAATGGCTGTAGTGCTGACCAATAGCGCACCAGGGAACAAGTGGATGAATGTGTTCCGACCGAATCAGGAATTTTACGATGTTACGGGACATATAAACGATATCATTCACACCAATAACGACGGATGGGGAAATTTCCCATGTCCAGGTGGTTCAATATCGGTCTGGCTGCAAAAATAGTTTAAATAGAAAACTAAGGTTAAAGAGGTAGATACTAAGGAGTTTTCTCCCCTATCTACCTCTTTGACAATAGTATTCAACGTACAAGGGAGCAAAATTTTCAACAGGATTACGGAATTGCAATGACATCACTTGAAGTCATAATCATCGGAACACAAACTGACTGCGTTCACTGAATTTATTGCTTGACCAACTCCAAGCAATAAATCTGAAAACAGCCAAATAACTAAAGCTATTAAGGAGATAAATTAACATGAGCGAGAATAATAACTCACAATCCACAAAAAAAACACAACCCCCTAAGACAATAGGAAAACCACCAAAAACTGAATTCATTAACTCCGAACAACAACCCAAAACACCAAAATTATCAGATATTAATTGACTAGGAGTAATCCTAATACTACTCGGTTAAGAAAATTTGTAGGTTGGGTTGAATGGAGTAAAATCCAACAAAGCCCTGAAAATGTTGGGTATAAGAAACTAGAAGTTTAACAGAAATATTCACTTGCTGCTATATTTTGGGAACCATTGGTTCCCATTTTTTTCATCTCTAATCCCATCGCCTATTGATTCAATAAGGGCAAGCAAATAGTGAAACAAGTTCTGCCTGGCTGCGACTCAAATGAAAGCGTACCGTGATGGCGATTTTCTACAATCCGGCGAACAGTTTCTAAACCGAGTCCTGAACCATGCCCCACTGATTTAGTGGTGAAGAAAGGTTCAAAAATGCGGGTTTTAATTTCAGGTGGAATTCCACTACCAGAATCGATGATGTCAATATGGCCATAGCGATCGCAATGGTGTGTTGTAATTTCCAGCAGTCCTTTACCATCCATTGCATCAATGGCGTTATCAATTAAGTTCGTCCACACTTGATTGAGTTCACTGCCATAGGCAAGAATTTTCGGAAGACGTTGATCGTAATTGCGTTGCACTTGGACACCGCACTTGAGTTTATGAGCAAACAAGCGCAAGGTATCTTCTAAACCTTGATGTATAGCAAAGTGCTGAGTGCTGAGTAGAAACCCAGTTAAATCAAGGCTTTTAGCAATAAACATTGTCCTAACCTATGTGGCTACGGCTATATCCCTCTTCTGTCACTCTCCGAAAACATTTGCCATTTCTGAATTCTAGAGCTTTTGTATAGCAAGCGTAGGCGTAGCCCGCCGCAGGCATCGCGCGATTCTTTTCTAAGAACAAATACAAGACCCATTTTTTTCTAATAGTATAGCTTGTATTGATTGTCTCATGAGGCTTCTAGCGATCGCCCTCCCGGAAAGTGACATAAGAGGGATGGATAGCGGTCTGATAGCTCAAAATTTATTAAATCCAGCAGAACGACGATAAAGTAACCAGATAAACAGGGGTGAACCCAGCAAAGCAGTGACCGAACCTACTGGTAGTTCTACTGTTCCTAGTCTAGAGAGTAAATCTGCAAAAGTGAGTAACCATGCACCTGCGAGGGCGGAAAGTGGTAAAACAAAGCGATGATCTGTACCAACAATCAGGCGGACAGCGTGAGGAACAACAAGACCAACAAATCCAACCAAGCCACTGATGCTGACTGCACCTGCGGCTAATAAAGTGGCGACACCACCAATTAACAGGCGCGTTCGCGTCAACGAAAGCCCTAAACTCACAGCTAAATCATCTCCCAAAGCCAGTATATTTAGCGATCGCCCCAGCAAGCATCCCCCGATCAATGCAACGATGATATAAGGGCCAGTCGTAGCAATTTCTTGCCAACCCCGTCCATTAAGACTACCAACTAGGAAACTGAGCGCAATTTGAATTTGCCCATCTTCAGCTAAAAGCAGCAATGTACTTTGTACAGCACCAAATAAAGAACTCACCGCCACTCCGCCTAAAATCAACCGCTCAACAGAAATTCCCGACCCCGAACGACCGAGTAAAATAACGATCGCGGCAGTTAAAATTGCTCCTATCCATGCTGCTAAAGGAATTGCGATCGGGAATATTTGGCAGACAATCATCAGAATTACAAGTAGTCCCGCACCTGCTGAAATGCCCAAAATAAATGGATCGGCAAGACTATTACGTAACATTCCTTGCAGCAAAGCTCCTGACATTCCCAAAGCTGCGCCGACAACGATCGCAGCCGTAATGCGCGGGAGACGTAAATCCCAGAGAATTGTCTGTTTAACCGGATCGCCTTTGTGGAGAATAGCTTGCCAAAATTCCGACATATTTAAAGGTACTGCTCCTTGAGAAAGCGACAGTGCTAGCGTTACCACCAGTGCTGTACCAAAGAGTAAAACAGCCCAAAATACGCGGTGTTCAGTAAAAATTGTCTGAAATGGTCTAGTCAAATTTCGCCATCCTTTCTCCAAAATAGTCAGCCTGAGCTTCCAAAATTTCTTTGTCACCCAGTTAATTTTATCTACCTGTATAACATCAGGCCTTATCCCTACCTTCTTGTGGCTGAAAGTGCCATTTGGTCTACTTTTCGACCTTAAGCGCCTTGTGTCTTAGAAGCCTAAGCAGCGACACAGACGACAGCGCCACCGAGGAAATAACAGCACCTATTGCACCAAACAAGTCCCCGAAAGCTGACGCTAAAAACACTCCGAGCATTTCTGAAGTGACATTACCCTCAAGTTCAATTAAAAATGAAGAAATTTTGAATTTTTTACTGTGGGTCAATAATTGAACCCATAAATAAAACCCTTCCCGTCTGATTATCCCTAATGGC harbors:
- a CDS encoding alpha-amylase encodes the protein MTNGVIMQYYHWYISNDGTLWDKLDKTANELADAGFTALWLPPAYKGSGGTWDVGYAVYDLFDLGEFDQKNTVRTKYGTREQYLKAIKTAQRAGIQIYADVVFNHKDGGDEIERISAQEMDWNDRNHPVSDWYEIGAYTKFNFSGRGDKYSTMKWYWWCFDSLSYNADTQRADKLYRLKDKHFETEVSHEHGNYDYLMANDLDTGNDLVRGELMYWGRWFVDTTGVDGFRIDAVKHIRSTFFRDWLNHLRVHFGGRELFSVGEYWSQDIDALHGYIASSDGRLSLFDVPLHFKFHQASRQGSSFDLQSIFDRTLVKEQPALAVTFVENHDTQPCQSLESPVEPWFKPLAYALILLRREGYPCVFYADYYGAQYQDKERDNTLYSHRFLIDKFLKARREYGFGDQHDYFDHPNTIGWTRLGTREHPGAMAVVLTNSAPGNKWMNVFRPNQEFYDVTGHINDIIHTNNDGWGNFPCPGGSISVWLQK
- a CDS encoding FecCD family ABC transporter permease; this translates as MTRPFQTIFTEHRVFWAVLLFGTALVVTLALSLSQGAVPLNMSEFWQAILHKGDPVKQTILWDLRLPRITAAIVVGAALGMSGALLQGMLRNSLADPFILGISAGAGLLVILMIVCQIFPIAIPLAAWIGAILTAAIVILLGRSGSGISVERLILGGVAVSSLFGAVQSTLLLLAEDGQIQIALSFLVGSLNGRGWQEIATTGPYIIVALIGGCLLGRSLNILALGDDLAVSLGLSLTRTRLLIGGVATLLAAGAVSISGLVGFVGLVVPHAVRLIVGTDHRFVLPLSALAGAWLLTFADLLSRLGTVELPVGSVTALLGSPLFIWLLYRRSAGFNKF
- a CDS encoding sensor histidine kinase — its product is MFIAKSLDLTGFLLSTQHFAIHQGLEDTLRLFAHKLKCGVQVQRNYDQRLPKILAYGSELNQVWTNLIDNAIDAMDGKGLLEITTHHCDRYGHIDIIDSGSGIPPEIKTRIFEPFFTTKSVGHGSGLGLETVRRIVENRHHGTLSFESQPGRTCFTICLPLLNQ
- a CDS encoding ABC transporter ATP-binding protein, translating into MSMSLLSDNLHYQISANNLTLGYDHITIIKHLNLDIPPGKITALVGANGSGKSTLLRGLARLLKPRIGTIYLDTTDIFKLSTKDVAKKLGILTQGPVAPEGLTVRDLVACGRFPYQNWLQQWTKEDERLVELALEITEIKYLAERELDTLSGGQRQRAWIAMALAQDTDILLLDEPTTFLDLAHQIEVLDLLYDLNQNQQRTIVMVLHDLNHACRYADSLVAVKEGQIFAVGEPNLVITEKMVREVFGLECRIIPDPVSGTPMCIPVGRKGRK
- a CDS encoding vWA domain-containing protein, with amino-acid sequence MSYPISSKMWQRVSIVILFLLIPSVGIAVLRQSATVAVPANQTPASSTPKTSILPNHPDYQALQALVQQYSCVVPVQNFGTLPVTRTEFATVLNACVNRSNELIATDPKIVTPADIKILQRLQSEFAPELATLKSPIDELEARSPITPTQTTRERTQTESTRKTQPLPTALPLSIPSGSSVQDQVANRANMPKLQTRGSIGRVAPEPQIDSRFNTENYNPIEDNPFHRVGNDPLSTFSIDVDTASYSNVRRFITQGELPPKDAVRIEELINYFTYNYPQPKGERPFSVTTEVAAAPWNPQHKLIQVGLQGKRLESKTLPPSNLVFLIDVSGSMDDPNKLPLVQQSLKLLVNKLRPEDRVSLVVYAGNAGLVLPATPGSEKLTILAAIDRLEAGGSTAGGQGIELAYKIAKQSFLKSGNNRVILATDGDFNVGVSSDGDLTRLIEQKRDQGIFLTVLGFGTGNYKDAKMEQLADKGNGNYAYIDTLLEAKKVLVNDLRGTLFTIAKDVKIQVEFNPAKVQAYRLIGYENRLLQNQDFNDDKKDAGDIGAGHSVTALYEIIPTGTKSDVKLPEIDPLRYQRSGETVSDAAGNELMQVKLRYKLPQDSTSQLITQTIQNDDLRTDQIPSTNLRFAAAVATFGMVLRDSEYKGDASYDLVMKLASQGKGEDQEGYRGEFIRLVEQSRGLITRK